A window of Castanea sativa cultivar Marrone di Chiusa Pesio chromosome 1, ASM4071231v1 contains these coding sequences:
- the LOC142621888 gene encoding mitochondrial phosphate carrier protein 3, mitochondrial-like: MALSDRSSRQSLIPSFLYSSSSTLYTSHKSFALDKTMLGAAAAPARSNSGVSSPARNFVVPAPSEPGKIEMYSPAFYAACTAGGILSCGLTHMTVTPLDLVKCNMQIDPAKYKSISSGFGVLYKEQGFRGFFRGWVPTLLGYSAQGACKFGFYEFFKKYYSDLAGPENAAKYKTLIYLAGSASAEVIADIALCPFEAVKVRVQTQPGFARGLSDGLPKFVKSEGYGGLYKGLVPLWGRQIPYTMMKFASFETIVENIYKHAIPTPKNECSKTLQLGVSFAGGYVAGVFCAIVSHPADNLVSFLNNAKGATVGDAVKKLGVLGLFTRGLPLRIVMIGTLTGAQWGIYDAFKVFVGLPTTGGVAPAAASAATELAKA, translated from the exons aTGGCTCTCTCAGACAGATCCTCGCGTCAGTCTCTAATCCCGAGCTTCCTCTACTCCTCTTCCTCCACCCTCTACACCTCGCACAAATCCTTCGCTCTTGACAAGACCATGCTCGGTGCTGCTGCTGCTCCAGCAAGGTCCAACAGCGGCGTCTCGTCTCCGGCCAGGAACTTCGTCGTTCCGGCGCCGAGCGAGCCCGGCAAGATCGAGATGTACTCGCCGGCCTTCTACGCCGCCTGTACCGCCGGCGGTATTCTCAGCTGTGGTCTCACTCACATGACGGTCACTCCTCTCGATCTCGTCAAGTGCAATATGCAG ATTGACCCTGCAAAGTACAAAAGCATCTCATCTGGTTTTGGAGTGTTGTATAAGGAGCAGGGTTTCAGAGGCTTCTTCAGGGGTTGGGTGCCAACCTTGCTTGGTTATAGTGCTCAGGGTGCCTGCAAGTTTGGATTCTATGAGTTCTTTAAGAAGTACTACTCTGACCTTGCTGGACCTGAGAATGCAGCCAAGTACAAGACCTTGATCTATCTTGCTGGTTCTGCATCTGCCGAGGTCATTGCTGATATTGCTCTTTGCCCATTTGAGGCAGTGAAGGTCCGGGTTCAAACACAGCCTGGTTTTGCTAGAGGTTTGTCAGATGGGCTTCCCAAATTTGTTAAATCTGAAGGCTATGGAGG GTTGTACAAGGGACTGGTTCCTCTCTGGGGACGTCAGATTCCAT ATACAATGATGAAGTTTGCATCTTTTGAGACAATTGTGGAGAATATCTATAAGCATGCCATCCCCACACCGAAGAACGAGTGTAGCAAAACTCTGCAGCTTGGTGTGAGTTTTGCTGGTGGATATGTGGCTGGTGTATTCTGTGCCATTGTGTCTCATCCTGCTGACAATCTTGTCTCCTTCCTCAACAATGCCAAGGGGGCAACTGTTGGTGAT GCTGTGAAGAAGCTAGGTGTCTTGGGTCTCTTTACCCGTGGGCTTCCTCTCCGTATTGTCATGATTGGAACTCTTACTGGAGCTCAGTGGGGAATCTATGATGCCTTCAAAGTTTTCGTGGGATT GCCAACAACTGGTGGTGTTGCTCCTGCTGCTGCCTCTGCTGCTACTGAGCTTGCAAAGGCATAG